From a region of the Sorex araneus isolate mSorAra2 chromosome 10, mSorAra2.pri, whole genome shotgun sequence genome:
- the LOC101549387 gene encoding taste receptor type 2 member 50-like — MITLLSSILTILVMAEFVLGNFANGFIVLVNYNDWVKTRTFSLADQMIVALAISRIGFLCVFLIAWYTVFLDESLYSLELFIIINMAWLVSYHASIWLATCLTIFYLLKIANFSNLLFLYLKRRVKRVVLIILMGSLVIFMSNLPLVIFDEKLRMNQYLGNRTLKSKREKIIHLSNMSVFTLTIFTAFVMSLTSFVLLIFSLWKHLRNMQADGKEDQDASTEVHFRAVKTKTSYLLLLACYFVPLLIRVWSSNRIRNRTILQVFQSSLGLYPSIHSFFLIWGNKKLQQSFHSFLCQLRLRLTERKRTLLASRRKQTDDSPTLPSSTAFSIRI, encoded by the coding sequence ATGATCACTTTACTATCAAGCATTCTTACCATCTTAGTAATGGCAGAATTTGTTCTGGGAAATTTTGCCAATGGCTTCATCGTGCTGGTGAACTACAATGATTGGGTCAAGACACGAACGTTCTCCTTAGCAGATCAAATGATCGTGGCTTTGGCCATCTCCAGGATTGGTTTTCTCTGTGTATTTTTAATAGCTTGGTATACAGTGTTTCTTGATGAATCTTTATATAGTTTagaattattcattattattaatatggCTTGGCTTGTAAGCTACCATGCTAGCATCTGGCTTGCAACCTGCCTTACCATATTCTATTTGCTCAAGATCGCCAATTTCTCGAACCTCCTATTTCTTTACTTGAAGAGGAGAGTTAAAAGAGTAGTTCTCATAATACTCATGGGCAGTTTGGTGATTTTCATGTCTAATCTTCCACTGGTAATTTTCGATGAGAAATTGAGGATGAATCAATATCTTGGAAACAGGACACTGAAGAGCAAgagggagaaaattattcaccTTTCCAATATGTCTGTCTTCACTCTGACAATCTTCACAGCCTTTGTGATGTCCCTGACCTCATTTGTGTTGCTGATTTTTTCCCTGTGGAAACATCTCAGGAACATGCAAGCGGATGGCAAAGAAGATCAGGATGCCAGCACCGAGGTCCACTTCAGAGCTGTGAAAACTAAGACTTCCTACCTCCTGCTATTGGCTTGTTACTTTGTGCCTCTACTCATCCGAGTCTGGAGTTCTAACAGGATTCGGAACAGAACCATCCTCCAAGTCTTCCAGAGTTCTTTAGGACTGTATCCTTCAATCCACTCATTTTTCTTAATCTGGGGAAATAAGAAGCTGCAACagtcttttcattcctttttgtgTCAGCTGAGGTTGAGGCTGACAGAAAGGAAGAGGACATTGCTTGCTTCACGTAGAAAACAAACTGATGATTCTCCTACCTTACCTAGTTCTACTGCTTTTTCAATACGTATATGA
- the LOC129399101 gene encoding taste receptor type 2 member 19-like: MAEFVVGSFANGFIVLVNYNDWVKTQKFSLADQMIVALAISRIVFFCVFLIVWYAVFFDVSSYSLEVFIIINMAWVVSYHVSIWLATSLSIFYLLKIANFSSLLFLYLKRRVKRVVLIILMGSLVIFMFNLPLAILDENVWVSQHRGNRTVRNKREKIIRLSNMSIFTLTNFIAFTMSLTSFVLLIFSLWKHLRNMQAEGKESQDPSTKVHIRAIKTMTSYLLLLACYFVPLLIRVWSSNRMRNRTILLVFQSSLGLYPSIHSFFLIWGNKKLQQSFLSFLCQLRLRLTERKRTLFASHRKQTDESPTLSSSTAFSIRI, encoded by the coding sequence ATGGCAGAATTTGTTGTAGGAAGTTTTGCCAATGGCTTCATCGTGCTGGTGAACTACAATGACTGGGTCAAGACACAAAAGTTCTCCTTAGCAGATCAAATGATTGTGGCTTTGGCCATCTCCAGGattgtttttttctgtgtatttttaataGTTTGGTATGCAGTGTTTTTTGATGTATCTTCATATAGTTTAGAagtattcattattattaatatggCTTGGGTTGTAAGCTACCATGTTAGCATCTGGCTTGCAACCAGCCTTAGCATATTCTATTTGCTCAAGATCGCCAATTTTTCTAGCCTCCTATTTCTTTACTTGAAGAGGAGAGTTAAAAGAGTAGTTCTCATAATACTCATGGGCAGTTTGGTGATTTTCATGTTTAATCTTCCACTGGCAATCTTGGATGAGAATGTGTGGGTGAGTCAACATCGTGGGAACAGGACAGTGAGGAACAAGAGGGAGAAAATTATTCGCCTTTCCAAtatgtctatcttcactctgaCAAACTTCATAGCCTTCACGATGTCCCTGACTTCATTTGTGTTGCTGATTTTTTCCCTGTGGAAACATCTCAGGAACATGCAAGCAGAGGGCAAAGAATCCCAGGATCCCAGCACCAAGGTCCACATCAGAGCCATCAAAACGATGACTTCCTACCTCCTGCTGTTGGCTTGTTACTTTGTGCCTCTACTCATCCGAGTCTGGAGTTCTAACAGGATGCGGAACAGAACCATCCTCCTAGTCTTCCAGAGTTCTTTAGGACTGTATCCTTCAATCCACTCATTTTTCTTAATCTGGGGAAATAAGAAGCTGCAAcagtcttttctttcctttttgtgtcagCTGAGGTTGAGGCTGACAGAAAGGAAGAGGACATTGTTTGCTTCACATAGAAAACAAACTGATGAGTCTCCTACCTTATCTAGTTCTACTGCTTTTTCAATACGTATATGA